Genomic window (Ureibacillus composti):
TTTTTGAGTTTGGCCTTCGGTTTGAGTATCAATACCCTTATCATCCTCCGTACCATCAGTTTGCTCATTTTCCTTATTATCAATTGTTACCTGATCGCCTTCATTTGCATTACATCCATATAGTAGACCAATTAATAAAGGTACACTAAAAATCCCCTTTAGGTATTTTTTCATCTTTTGCACTCCTTCAACATCTTGTTAATTATTATTATTTTCTCAATGTCGAAGAATAATTCATACTAATCAAGAGAAAAACAAAATGAAGGAATCCATAATTTAGAAGTTCTGTGCGTTCTACTCTAATATGTATAACTTTCTATAATCCCTGCTTACTTAATTCACTTATTGTAAAGTCCTTATCTCTTTTTAAATGTTTTACCATCAATTCACTTGCTAGTACTTCATTTCGATCCCTTATGGCCATATAAATAGCTTCATGCTCATCTAGTATAAGAGGACGTTTATAAAAATCAATTGATAAACTAACTAAATAGAAGACGGTACGAACTCTAAGTAATGTCGCCGTTATTACTGGATTGTGACACTCTTTGGCAATTAAATCATGGAAACGTTGATATGCAATATATATACTATCACCCTGAGCTTGGCGAGCTTCTTCAATTGTCTTCTTTAATTCATTTAATGTTTCATTTGACATATTTCTTGCTGCATTTTTTGCAGTATAGCTTTCTAATAAAACACGCATTTCATACCAATATAGTAAATCTTGTTCGGTCGGTTTATATATACGCTTATTTTTTATCAAACCTTCTTGCTCTAGCCTTCTAACAGCTTCTCTAATCGGCGTTCGACTAACACCTATTTCCTCAGCAAGACGTTCTTCAACTAATTTTATACCGCCCCTATAAGACCCATCCAATATTCGATTACGAATATATTCATATGCATAATTATGTGC
Coding sequences:
- a CDS encoding GntR family transcriptional regulator is translated as MTLEAKNAHNYAYEYIRNRILDGSYRGGIKLVEERLAEEIGVSRTPIREAVRRLEQEGLIKNKRIYKPTEQDLLYWYEMRVLLESYTAKNAARNMSNETLNELKKTIEEARQAQGDSIYIAYQRFHDLIAKECHNPVITATLLRVRTVFYLVSLSIDFYKRPLILDEHEAIYMAIRDRNEVLASELMVKHLKRDKDFTISELSKQGL